The Brassica napus cultivar Da-Ae unplaced genomic scaffold, Da-Ae ScsIHWf_1841;HRSCAF=2477, whole genome shotgun sequence genome includes a window with the following:
- the LOC125599342 gene encoding uncharacterized protein LOC125599342 — MVVKIPPAVESSWKDVSGGGCGFAMATSESGKLITCGSTDDLGQIYVTSGKHCETPEPFPLPPEVCVQKAEAGWDHCVARAMKFIHGDGRNVYQLEECLDKWKEIRVK, encoded by the exons ATGGTGGTGAAGATTCCGCCGGCAGTCGAAAGCTCCTGGAAAGATGTCTCCGGCGGAGGCTGCGGTTTCGCAATGGCTACCTCAG AATCCGGGAAGCTGATCACATGCGGCTCGACGGATGATCTAGGTCAAATCTATGTCACATCAGGAAAGCACTGT GAGACTCCCGAGCCGTTTCCTCTGCCTCCGGAGGTTTGTGTACAGAAAGCTGAAGCTGGATGGGATCATTGTGTGGCG AGAGCCATGAAGTTTATACATGGGGATGGAAGGAATGTATACCAACTGGAAGAGTGTTTGGACAAGTGGAAGGAGATTCGTGTGAAATGA